In Mixophyes fleayi isolate aMixFle1 chromosome 4, aMixFle1.hap1, whole genome shotgun sequence, the following proteins share a genomic window:
- the PLPBP gene encoding pyridoxal phosphate homeostasis protein isoform X2 yields the protein MVIEAYSHGQRYFGENYVQELVEKASDTKILSTCPEIKWHFIGHLQKNHINKIVAVPNLHILETLDSVKLAEKVNASWQKKGSVEKLKIMVQVNSSSEENKHGLSPSDTVGLVKHIKEKCLGLEFVGLMTIGSFGYDIAQGPNPDFQLLLKQREEVCESLGLPLDAVELSMGMSSDFEHAIEVGATSVRVGSTIFGERDYSKPIKGDPSVTSTKEQLGSLSVQEH from the exons ATGGTGATTGAGGCCTACAGCCATGGTCAGCGGTATTTTGGGGAGAACTAT GTTCAAGAATTAGTTGAAAAGGCCTCAGACACTAAG ATTTTGTCAACCTGTCCAGAGATTAAATGGCATTTCATTGGACATCTACAGAAAAACCACATCAACAAAATAGTTG CTGTTCCAAACCTTCACATTTTGGAGACCTTAGATTCTGTGAAGCTTGCTGAGAAGGTCAATGCCTCCTGGCAGAAGAAGGGATCAGTGGAGAAACTGAAGATCATGGTCCAAGTCAACTCCAGCAGTGAAGAAA ATAAACATGGCCTTTCTCCATCAGACACTGTTGGGCTAGTAAAACATATCAAGGAGAAGTGTCTAGGTTTGGAGTTTGTGGGACTGATGACCATAGGAAGCTTTGGCTATGACATCGCACAAGGCCCCAACCCTGACTTTCAG TTGCTGCTGAAACAGCGTGAAGAAGTGTGTGAGTCGCTGGGACTTCCATTGGACGCAGTGGAGCTGAGCATGGGAATGTCCTCAGACTTTGAGCACGCT atTGAGGTGGGTGCCACCAGTGTCCGTGTTGGTAGCACCATTTTCGGTGAGAGGGATTACTCCAAGCCGATAAAAGGAGACCCAAGTGTAACTAGCACAAAGGAGCAGTTGGGCAGCCTGTCTGTACAAGAGCACTGA